In Silene latifolia isolate original U9 population chromosome X, ASM4854445v1, whole genome shotgun sequence, the following proteins share a genomic window:
- the LOC141623303 gene encoding uncharacterized protein LOC141623303 translates to MEGGAGWTVISDQQKGLIGAIESLWPEAEHRNCARHIYSNWSKNHKGKVLEKQFWKCVKATSKGDYECELAQLKGISKQAYDDFIRRSPEHFCKSFFKTHSCCDVVDNNMAETFNSFILLSRYKPIVSMLEDIRMALMERNRKNLELVKRFVDGVAPRISQKLEESYEQQQNCECKWNGEDTQSGFEVIHNGVSHAVNIDQKTCSCRSWDLTGIPCCHGMSALLYMRIQPETTLPKWYTLQTYKQTYSNFLKPVPGNTFWVREGEGMVLPPDIVKSKLGGTRRKARRRDPDEVPKNKSKYCRKGLPTKCGNCGEQGHDKRKCPLPKDLSHVQHVESSRSNQNNLTRDVAARVWNRGRKKGGKNRLGRTLDDVPTPSEYVKKIRGHKDTTTATTGAEEGSTSLTWLEASSARRGRARARGRGSGGMSRGRFITPQGVGVYFGDEGEMIYKASTTTPGIIINAPAMLSQMNFSNQSAASSFSQQQ, encoded by the exons ATGGAAGGTGGTGCTGGTTGGACAGTGATATCAGATCAACAAAAAGGTCTTATTGGCGCTATTGAATCTTTATGGCCAGAGGCTGAACACAGAAATTGCGCAAGACACATCTATTCAAACTGGAGTAAGAATCACAAAGGAAAGGTACTTGAGAAACAATTCTGGAAATGTGTAAAGGCAACTAGCAAAGGAGACTATGAATGTGAGTTAGCTCAGTTAAAAGGAATTTCAAAGCAGGCATATGATGATTTCATTCGAAGGAGTCCAGAGCATTTTTGTAAGTCGTTCTTTAAAACGCACTCATGTTGTGATGTGGTAGACAATAACATGGCTGAAAcgtttaatagttttattttgttatcaagATATAAGCCAATTGTGAGCATGTTGGAAGACATACGAATGGCTCTAATGGAGAGAAATAGAAAAAATCTTGAGCTTGTTAAACGGTTTGTTGATGGGGTTGCTCCTAGAATTAGTCAAAAATTGGAAGAGTCTTACGAACAACAACAAAACTGTGAGTGTAAATGGAATGGAGAAGATACACAATCTGGCTTTGAAGTGATTCATAATGGTGTTAGTCATGCAGTTAATATAGACCAGAAGACATGTTCTTGTAGGTCTTGGGATCTGACAGGAATACCTTGTTGCCATGGCATGAGTGCTTTACTATACATGAGGATCCAACCAGAAACAACTTTGCCTAAATGGTATACCTTGCAAACTTATAAGCAAACATATTCCAATTTTTTGAAACCGGTACCAGGTAACACCTTTTGGGTTCGTGAAGGAGAGGGAATGGTTTTACCTCCGgatattgtaaaatcaaaattAGGTGGAACAAGGAGAAAAGCTAGAAGAAGGGACCCTGACGAAGTACCTAAAAATAAGAGCAAATATTGCAGGAAAGGGTTACCTACTAAGTGTGGCAACTGCGGAGAACAGGGACATGATAAGCGAAAATGTCCACTGCCAAAAGATTTATCTCAT GTACAACATGTTGAATCTTCCCGATCCAATCAAAACAATCTTACAAGAGATGTTGCTGCTCGAGTTTGGAATAGAGGAAGAAAGAAGGGAGGCAAAAACAGACTTGGTCGGACGTTAGATGACGTGCCTACTCCTTCTGAGTATGTTAAGAAAATTAGGGGTCATAAGGATACAACAACAGCCACAACTGGGGCTGAGGAAGGAAGTACATCATTAACATGGTTAGAAGCCTCTAGTGCAAGAAGAGGAAGAGCTAGAGCTAGAGGGAGAGGTAGCGGAGGTATGTCACGTGGCAGGTTTATCACACCTCAAGGTGTCGGTGTATATTTTGGTGATGAAGGGGAGATGATATATAAAGCTAGTACGACTACACCTGGTATCATCATCAATGCACCTGCTATGTTGTCCCAAATGAATTTTTCCAATCAGTCGGCTGCAAGTTCCTTTtctcaacaacaataa